The Candidatus Methylomirabilota bacterium genome segment GGCGGGCGCCGCCACCATCGGCTATCGCTTCCGCGAAGACCCGGCCGAGCGCGTCGCCCTTCAGGTCGTGCGCGAGACGGATGCCGGCCTCGTGCTTCGCGGCAAGGTGGGCATGCACACGAGCCCGGCCTACGCCGAGGATGTCTACGTCGGCGCCCACTGCGGAGTGGACCGCGGTCCCCATCGCGCCACCTTCATCGTCCCCGTCAACGCGCCTGGGGTCACCATCCTCTGCCGCAAGATCTCCGCGCGGCATCAGAACCCGTTCATCGCCCCCCTCAGCAGCCGCTACGATGAGCTGGACGGCCAGATGTGGCTGGAAGATGTGTTCATTCCCTGGGAGCGGACGTTCCTGATGGACCCCTCTCCGGATGTCATGGCCTCGTGGCTCTTCTGGCATCAGCTCTACTGCTGGCTCTCGAAGGCGGAGTTCACGCTCGGGCTCGCCCTCGCCTGCGCCGACGCCATGGGGCTGAAGGAGCACGAGCCCACCATCGAGTACCTCGTCGATCTGATCGTCGACGTGCAGACCGTCCGCACCTGCCAGACCGCGGCCGAGCTCGACCCCGAGGTGACGGCCGAGGGCTACTGCATCCCCGGCCGGGGCCACATCGCGGCGGGCAGCATCGCGATCCAGAAAGCGCGACAGCGCATGGCGGAGATTCTTCGCATTCTCCCGGGCTCCTCGCTCGTGGTCGCGCCGTCGGACAAGGACCTGACGGCGCCCGAGGTCGGAGCAGGTCTGGAGGAGTCGTTCAGCGGGGGCGGCTATACGGCGCTCCAGCGCTCCGCGTTGCTCCAGATGGCCTCGGACCATATCGCGTCCGCCCTGGACGGTCGCGAATCGGCCTTCGAGCTTCACGCCAACGGCGGCATCCCGGCCTGGCGCGGGCGGCTTCGCCGCTACTTCAGCCGCTACAACGAGCTGGCCAACGCCGTCTTGCGCTCGCTGAGCCTGGAAATGCCGGACGTCAACTTCGACAGCATCCGCGCCATTCCCCTCGCCCCGCGGCGGCCGATCACCCCGCCCCCCGGCGCGAGCCCTCGTCAGTATCCCTCTCCCCCATCGGGGGAGAGGGGAGGGTGAGGGGGCTAGCAGTACCACCCGTGAAACCGTCGCCCAGGCTGCTACACTACGCGGCGGCCGCCGATCTTCGTCGCGCCGCGAAAGGGGATCTCCATGAGGAATGTGAAGGCATCGCTGCTCGTCGCTCTGGCCGGCCTCGTCATGGCCGCGACCCAGCCCGCCCTCGCCCAGACCACCACGCTCACGATGTCGTCGTGGGTGTCGCCTCAGCATCACCTGACGGGCGTGGTGCTGCAGGGCTGGGCGAACGAGGTCGAGAAGGCCACCAATGGGCGCGTCAAGTTCCAGATGCTGCCCAAGCATCC includes the following:
- a CDS encoding 4-hydroxyphenylacetate 3-hydroxylase N-terminal domain-containing protein; protein product: MRTGAEYREALRDGRRVYVMGEGLIEDVTVHPATRAMVDEYVAWYDRHFDPAWQDIVLAPPDSEGKRAPWAYALPTSAADLRAMGRCYSATTFLSAGNITHTPAYGNLIALGILDAVQQRFVSREQIVNISEYRRLIGRTGRFLTFSAGAATIGYRFREDPAERVALQVVRETDAGLVLRGKVGMHTSPAYAEDVYVGAHCGVDRGPHRATFIVPVNAPGVTILCRKISARHQNPFIAPLSSRYDELDGQMWLEDVFIPWERTFLMDPSPDVMASWLFWHQLYCWLSKAEFTLGLALACADAMGLKEHEPTIEYLVDLIVDVQTVRTCQTAAELDPEVTAEGYCIPGRGHIAAGSIAIQKARQRMAEILRILPGSSLVVAPSDKDLTAPEVGAGLEESFSGGGYTALQRSALLQMASDHIASALDGRESAFELHANGGIPAWRGRLRRYFSRYNELANAVLRSLSLEMPDVNFDSIRAIPLAPRRPITPPPGASPRQYPSPPSGERGG